CATGTGGTTTGACATGTGGTGTTGTTgacagagattattggtaagGCAGCATTAGCATAGGAATTttgaaggaagaaaagaaagagagaaatggTTAGAGAAAGTGACATTGGTGAGGGTTTTGAAGGGTTGAAGTAAGGTTTTGGTGTTGGTAAAGTGATGTGAACAAGGGTCTTCTTTGGAGTGGTTttgttgctttttcttcttcttggtcTTTTTGACTTTTAGTTGTTCCAATGGATGCTCTAAGGTACTGTTTGTTTTGAATGTAGATAACAACTATCAAGAACAGTGTCcagtttttttattcttaaaaagaAGGGACTGAAGGGTAGGTTAAGTAATAAATTAGGTGGGAAATAGCTAGCAAGCTATCAAGTATggacacttttttttttatttatttcagacACGACATTTATCCACACTCTTTGACACGTGTGTCTaactatattttaatataaaaaaaatttttggaggttaattttttttatatgaaaaaaatactggtgtttttattgaaaattggAGATGTGTGAATTTTTTAGGTGAGAAGTCAATACATGAGGGGCGTGTTGCAACACGTGGGGAGCGTGTTGGATATGTGGCAGCATTCTGACCAACACGTGGGAGCGTGTTGCACCACGTGGGGGTGTGTTGGACAATATCCACAATACTGTAAAACACTtcaaatatcaatattcaaCTAAAACACCATCTCTctttccatattaaaaataatttatgcatttttagaCACTTTTATATATACCTAAATATCATCACATGTCAAGGTATCCAACTTTATTGTTAATGTATATTCTTGAAATGTGCTTCTGCCAGTATTGGGAACTTCTATGCGCCATAACAGCTTTATAGGCAAATTGATCTGCTTTCAGAACATCTAAGCCAACAAGATAAGTTGGCAGGACTGTAGCTTTGTGACCATTTGGAACTTTTGTCACACCATTACAGTTTTGTTGATGCAATGGTAATCTACCTTCAGGTCAGTACAACTTCAAAATATTAGTCTCATGAAGTATCTATATTAGCACACATCTAATTATATACTGAAAAAACCTAATTTCCcatggaatttttttttaatttatttatttattttgaaataaaattttaaataatattaagggtaaagtatattttttgtccctaaagtttggcaaaagtttcaaaaacacccttaagttttattttgtttcaattttgtcccagaagttttcgatttgcatcaaatatacccccAACGgctaaattttttcaaaaaaattaagaccaatctaataataatgcatgaaaatgatgcttgatttgcttgtgttgaaagttgttcttatgaaattgttgttgaattagtcttaaattttttgaaaaattagccgctaagggtatatttgatgcaaatcgaaaacttctaggacaaaattaaaacaaaataaaacttagggatatttttaaaacttttgtaaaacttcagggacaaaaaatatactttaccctaatattaaataaaaaattgatttttcctAAGAAGAGAAGGCTTTTATTAACTAAATTACTAATACAACTATCCGTCTATCACCCATGCACACAAAATCTAAAGAGTTATGACTTATGTATGTGATGTTTTATTTTTCCAAGAGGATAATAACCCTTGGATATAGGAGGATCCCGGAGACCCCTACCGAAGAGAAATCCGATGGTGAATGTGTGTCCTTTTTtggtgattttaaaaaataacacaaaatgGTAAATAATCCCccccttcttctcttctcccccGCGGGGAAGGGGCCTCGTGACaaaactaaaaagtaaaaagaacTAACCTTCAAACTCAGAATGCATTAACATTTCAAGAAACACATCATCACATTGAACTACTTTATACACAAAATATatagtttatatatatttacaatTTTAGACATCCCCTCCCTTGCTACCCCCAACAAGACAAAATGGCCCCAATACAGACACCAAAAAAGAAGGCCTCCTGGATGGAtagataattagatattagataCATCATATTCTGTAAGATTGGAATAAAGGGTGCATGGAAATCAGGAAGGAGACCACTTTCCAACAGCAAGCCATTGAATGTTTAAAGATTTCTTTCATGTGGTTCAAGCCAAGGAAAGCCCAAGAAATCAAACACCTCCTTCTCCGTATCAAATTTCAAACTTGCAATACCTTTTGCACCCTGCAAAACAAATTTGCATCAGAAGTCAACCTTGCAAATGAGGATGCAATTGTTAGAACCGAAAAGGGGTGAAGGAATCGAAGCCATACCCGTTTGCCTCCAGAACCTTGAGTAGCTGGAAACAAGCCTGTATCATCAAGCCGAAATCCTTTAGATTCAGCAAGCAGTCTCAACCTGCATCAAGCACGAGGGGAAAAAGCACATTATTCGTATGATATAGAAACACAATCTGCACAAAAACGCCAAAACTTCAGAAATGGAAAGTTATCTGCAAGGAGAAGCATGCATACCTCCTATTTAATACGTCGTTTCCTGTCCAAGCTATTAGTCCAAAAGCATATATGTCTCTTGGGTAGACCTGCCAAAACATTAAAATCAATAGTGTAAACTTGAGACGTTTAAAGTTTGCATACACTTATAGTTGGCTAAGCAACAAAGCATAACCAGCAACAGGATAGAAGACAATACCCCATGTTTAATTTGTAACTActaaatatttaacaaaaatttagaaattgaaGACAATACTAAAGTTTGAATAGTCATTctagaccaaaaaaaaaaaaagccatgGCATGGCATGGCAGCAGCACATATGCAACAACAAATAACAGAATGACAAATTCTGGAAAAACCACAATGTTTTGACACTCATGAGCCTCCATCAGAGAATACACGAAAAGATGCCATAAATTACCTTTAAATCAATTCTGTGTCGCAACTCCCGTCCAGGATAAGTGCAAAAGCCAAAGTAAGTGTCAACACCAGAGTCAGTACCCTGTTCACATAGTGAAATGTTAACAAAGAAATTGAGTAACAGACATAAAGAAACATGTAACATAtatgaaaacagaaaattatcagatttatttttatgtagatCTAGAGTCTAGACATAATTATTTTAAGATTCTAGAAAAGATTTCACCAGCCTATCTGGTTGTGTATCATAATTTAGGGGGTGAAATCAGGACAAGCAGCCTGTCAAAGGCCTTGGGCCTGGCCTGATAAAAAAGAATTGCAGGCCTAGAATCATGCTAAAGCCTATTTGTTTTAAAAGGTCAAGCTTAGGCTTGTCAAGGGGTCTGCAAAACTTGTCAGGCCTGTTTGAAATTTTTGTATGCATATATTGTTTTCACCAAATTaccgaaaaaaaaaggaaaatatattgtTTTCACCAAAATGTTATGAATGAGGTTTGAAATCAAAACCTTTATGTTAAACACTTGACTACCAAATCTctttaatacatatataattctTTGCTATTTGTATCTCATTAGTTGTTAGGCCCTTTCACATTTTTAGaacaatttagatttttttcatTTGTTAAAAAGCTCGTTAACAGGCTTCAGGCCAGGTCAAGTATTCAAACAGGCCAAGCTCGGGCATTTAGAAAAGCCTCTAGCAAGCTACAGGCCCAGCTCTGGCCAAATAGCTGCAATATAGGCTGTTAGCAGTAAATTCTGACCTATTTCCATCCCTAAATTCATCTCAAACAAATATCATATTTTCCCTCTTTCCTCTTTATCTTTGCAAAGTTGTTCactttcaaaattcatgtacttttAAGGTATAAAAatcacacacatacacacacacacacacaaaaagaAGTTGAGATGTAAATAGCTCAACTCCCAATTTACAGCTGAAGAAAcactttgttttttgttttcttgatgtagaagaaaacttaaaattaaaaaataaaacaaacacacacacactctaaaaaaaaaaaagatatacttCCTGTGTTGTGAAAGAAAGCTTAAATCTACCAAACTAAATTCCCATTTGTAGACAACAAATAATGCAGACATTACCTCTTCGCTATGAGTACTGAAAACTAAATCCTCTCTCAGGAAATCAATATCCTTTAAACACTGTACAAACTTTGGCAAAAATCCTTTGTGACTGCAAGCCATAAACATATCTACTGAGtctctaaatataaataaagagGTTTATGCATGCAAAATGAAAGAGTAGTGCAgaatttcactcaaatcaaattCTCCTTTTCATGTAGAGAgtaatgtttatctttctccACAAATGAACTAAAAAATAGCATGACTTAAACTAACTATTTAAAAGTTCAGAACAAACTATTCAAGCAGTAAAGAAAAAGTGtgttcaaatttaaaccaaactTATATGAAGTAAAAGGAATGCTAGCCCCACCTTTGTCCATCAGGATGTGTTATAATAACATCAATGTCACCACAAGTAGCCTTCCCACGCCTATATGATCCTCCACAAACAATAATAACCTAAACAATATGATCACCATAACCAAGTTTTGGATATCATGCTTCAATTCAAAATGAGGGACCATCAAAAAATCTTATATCAGTCTGTATGAGTATATAGGAATTATCTGCAAACTCCGCGTGTGTCTCATACTCAGTCAAGTAAAAGAATTTTAATGCTCACCCCAGGCAAAACTTCCTCCCCAACTTTCTGCAAAATGCGCTCCATCTCTTGAACCTATCAGAtcaaaaagagtataaaatactgtttaaaagttattttttattcttttctttcggAATCGAAAGTAGCATCAGACCTCATGGCGTGGAATTCGTTGCCTGATATCATCAAAGTATTTCAACCCTAACTTTTGTGCATTTGTAAGTGAATCATCATTCCTTAGATCATCTAATGTACGGTGTCCTTTCTCATACAATTTCAGTGCTGTGGCAGGACCAATACCCCATACTTCTCCAAATAAGGATATTGTCCGCACCTATGATTAAATAAGGTTAAAGAAGAGAAGGCAGCATGCTCAATAAAATGCCAAAGATATAcatgttattattatatttaagaatATCTGGCATGGCCTTTTAGTCTATTACACATGCACTATATATATACCCAAACAAATAAAGCACACATTAGACAGAACAGAAGTCAAAACCACAATTAGCTGAGAAGACTGAACTAAAGCATAATTCAAGAAATTGTAACCAATCATAATTACAGACTTCAGTAACAGGATGGTTAGTTATAAAATATCGCATGAAAAATTTGTGCGTGAAAATGTTTgcatataattattttgaaataaataaataaataatgagatgataatatattaaatatgtaaTCAAACAAGGatcatgaataaaaataaatatggaaGATCAAGCTTAAAATACAATGAATTCTGCATACAATTTTTTTCAGGGATCACAAAATAACCTGAGTCTGCAGTTAAAATACCTTCTCATCAGTTTCAAAGTGTTCCAGTTTGGATAACTTCCCAGTAGTTATTATCTCCTGAACCTGCACATATTAAAACCAAATGCTTGAGCTTATTACTTGACCAACAATAAAAGAACGTCGATATTACCACATTAATACTGAATTTGTCTTCTTAGATGGTTCACCAAAATAACTAGACAAAATATACTTCTTTATTCCAACAATAATAAATAGCATCTGGTAGAATATCACGTAAGAGAATATCACGActgataaaaaaatcatatgctAGATGATATTTTTCCATTAGAGATTGCTTGCATCTGAACAAGGAAAATTTAGTGGGAAAGAGCAACAACAAAGTTATTGCACTATAAGATAGCAGCCACTTTATCCGGACAAAATGTGTAGTCAAGTATCACTTACATGATCTTTCATTGATTTTCCAATAGAAGGCAGGTCTTTGATCTGGTCTGTGCTTTCAATTTTAAACGGCAACTTCTCAATCACTGCAATAGCCTTGTAATAGCTGAAGGATCTCCGATCATCACCCAGTGCTTTCAAAATCATTAAAACGACAAACAAGAACTTCAGAATAACAGAagttaaataagataataaCCTGTAGAATTTATATGACCACATCTCACCTCTATATATGTTAACAAGTTTTCCAAATATCTCTGTTATATTCTTGTTGAGGTCAGGTGGACAGTATGGCAAGGACGACTGCAATGCCCTCCCATTGTTAGAACAGtttcaacaggaacaaagaaacataaaatgTATAATGTCTTCATCAGCATTTGCATTATTATCCATTTTGTCAACAGGCAGGAAAGTGCAtgcatattttgaaaaaaatattagcaCTGGCTCTTAAGCCAAAATTAtggaattttaatttgttagaaCTAAGAAGGTCATTTTAACTTAAAGAGCTATTACATGAAAGTTCTGAATATATTTTAATGAAATAATCGTGCTTGTGGACAAAAGTGGAgcattttctgttttattttcattactTTTGAGATCTGCAACCTTTGTTTCTTCAGAAGATAACTTGATCTTTTTACTCGGTGATTGCTGAGAATCACTTGACAAGTTTCCATAAGTTGGCTTAGGGTTCAAAGGCTTATGAGGAATATCTGCACTTTGAGGATCCAACTTCAGCTCATACATGTCCTCAGATAGTTTTTCCCCAGATTTCAAGCTGTCCTCCAGCCATTGGTAAAGGATAACTTTCTGCAGCAAGCATCATTAACccttaaaattaaagatgacaAATTCCTCATTCTAACAGAAGCATAGTAAGCTATGCTCTTTAATTGTGATTGCAATGCAACAACAAACCATTATGTCCCAATGTCATACACAACATCAAGGTaatacatttaaaaataaataaataaataaataaataaataaataaacaaaaggaGTCCAGCTGAAAACATGAGTAAGCCCTTCAAATAATCAGAAGTTTACTTGGTCCTTCGAATATGCATTTGACATCAAATTGAtcatcaatttatatattactaaattGGTCAAATTAGTCGCAAAGATATATCAGACATCTAATTGTCTCTTCACTATCAATTTGTTACATTTCTCCATAAAATTAGACCTCAAAAACACAAAATTGGTCCTTGATGAACAGaaaatgaattattaaagaACCATTTTGATGCTGCTGACACAAATGAGCATCAATGCGTTGTCCCACGTACATTTGGAGGGCCATATTGAGTGATAAGTGTTCACTCCACGGTCCACTCAATCACTATATTCACATGGTCCCATTGAAACTACAGTAAACTCAAACCACTTGCTGTAACTTacatgtaattaaaaaaaatgaaaaggttAAAATAGCTAACCCCTTTAAAACGTGACAAACGCTCCTTGTCCAGTTCTTTGAGAAGAGTATGAGAATCCATTGCAAAAACATGAGTGACCCGTCTGGAGAGGCGCTCCTCAATTACACCACCCATTTGCACCAACCTCTGCTTCCAAAtctatgaaaaagaaaagaaacaaacacaCTTTGCCATTGAAAATGGGGGATGATTGAAACATGGAAAGTAGGGTTTTCCAAGATGAGGATTTTGGGGTTGTAAATTACCTGCAACCGACGTGGTTGGACTCCTTTGGGGACGAAGAAAACCACCATTCCTGAAAACATTCCATCAGGTTCTGACTCGGAGGAAGGGCTTCGCTTCTTCTTTGGTtttgtttttggcgccattttTGCATGCGGTGTTGGCTTGTTCGGTGGTGTTTGTTTTTGTGTTATTTGTCTTTCGTCTTCTAGCTTCTTCAAGACGCCATGAACTTGAGAGTGTGAATGAGTTGGGAGTTTGGGGATGTTATTTGGGTGCAACTCATATATCAGCATTTGGTGCAACCTCATACTTGTTGTTCTACTACTCGACACGTGGatttcctttttcaaattttttttccatgtGGTATTAAGATGGGCCAATCGCCAAAAGCCCAGCCCCATTTGTGCCGATTTCAATGCactgagaaaaataaaatttaaaatctcagacccattgtttttgaaaaaaaaaagaaagaaagaaaaactaaaccagtagaaaaagtaaataattattttgatgtaaaTAAAGATTCATACTACACATtcatgtaaaatatatatccaAGTTATCCAAGTTAGCTCAAACTCAAATTCACTCACGCATTAATGAAGCGTGATTCCACGCACCAAAGACATACGAAATGTCTCGTTGCTTCATTCGAGTTTCATTATGAAAAAACgttatttcttcttcaacacGAAATTACTACACGAAACCGCTCATTCTCTTCGAATCTctctcaaaatcactcaaacttcACTCATATTTTCTACGAAAACCACTAGTGGAGAAGAATCGTGAGAAGATTTCGCAAGGAACAAGCAAAAACGAACGAAAATAGCAACAAAGATTGACAAAGATATGAGAAAAACTACTGTTCATTTGAAATATTGCAATGTAGCGTTTCTCCTAGTTGCATTTTAAGTTTACTGGATTGATTTGCTTCCTTTAGTAGATCGACGTATTCTAATTGCATTTTTACAGTGTAACTAGGGCTTTGAATGAAATTAGTTCTTATTTTCATTCAGTTCAGTGGATAGTGTAACTTGGGCTTTGAACTTGATTGTTACTCTGTTTAGTAGACTTCTTTTACATGGAGAAATActattcttgatgattgaaaGTTTATAACgatttattcaccacatgaaTGTTATTTGGTTCAGTGGGTTTGGTAATTTTCATTCACTTGATATTTAGTGTGTTCAGGGGTTAGGGTTATTCTGATTAGATTTTTATAGTATAACTAGGGCTTTGAACTTGATTATTACTCTATTAAGTGGACTTCTTTTGCATGGAGAAATActattcttgatgattgaaaGTTTATAACGATTTATTCATCACATAAATGTTGTTCAATTCGGTGGGCTTGGTGATTTTCATTCACTTGATATTTAGtgtgttcagggtttagggttattcTGATTGCATTTTTACAATGTAACTAGGGCTTTGAATGAAagttgttcttatttttattctgtTCAGTTGACTTCTTTTGTATAGACAAATActattcttgatgattgaaaGTTTATAATgatttattcaccacatgaaTCGTGTTCGGTTCGATGGACTTGGTGATTTTTATTCACTTAATATTTAGtgtgttcagggtttagggttattcTGATTGCATGCAGCAATGCTTTTCTAGCTGTTTCATTATTTCAGTTGGGTTCGTTTCTTATGTAACTAATTCCTTTCGATTGAAATGTAGGAAGAGATTGATGGCTTCAAGCACGAATATGGTCTGAATATTCTGTTacaagaaatgaacaaaatcAGAGACCAAGTGATTCAGGCATCTGAAGCAATAAGACTCTCGAAGCCATCTGCTGCCCTCTCTAGCCCTTATTGTAAATTCTCATCTGCGAATTTAGATAGTAAATAGGATATACTATGATTGACTGGTtataattaacaatattttgtttaacttgttTAAAAAAGCAAACAATGCTTCTTTCAATGTACATGTGTGAATATTAATGTAAATGTTAATGTATATATCTAATCTTAATATCAATGTATATATCTAATGTTAACATTTATATCTGATTCAAGATGGATTACTCCTTGTCCTGTCGGTctgatatattaatttatatatctgTTAGAACTATCTAGCTACTGTTTTGTTCCAGGTTCATAGTGAATGAAATCAGGGTATTTATCAAGACATTAAGAACCCCAAAAAAcataatgaaccaaaattaataCACTGGATGAACTGAAAAAATTGCATATATCAATATAGCAGAGagctaattataaaaaaatgtttaaatcaGTATTCACTTTCAGAAACATTTGAACTCTCTAACATAGCACAATAAATTGgctatttaataaaaaaaagtgactttggaataaagaatttcacaaaagttaatatcaaaaaccaaaaaagttATTATTCATTAAAGACTAACAACAGTGAGAAATTAAACCAACTATAACATCAGTGAATCGAAATTTGCTCAtggatgaaaagaaatttatattaataaaaattaaaactcatATAATCCTGTCTGGGATAATTCATATCCGGTGGATTATAAAGGTTGTAGCTTGACTGAATGTTTGATCTGCTGTCTAAAAGGTTCAACTGTAAAAGacataataaatcaaatattaGCAAAATGCACAAATGAATTTTTTCCTAATCAAAAGCAAATCAATTTTACCTCGCTTGGagctgtctttttctttttctttgtgacCTTTGAGATATTTTTTTCCAGGTTTGATCCAAGTCTGTTCTTGGGCCGGCCTCTTCTTTTGA
The Arachis duranensis cultivar V14167 chromosome 5, aradu.V14167.gnm2.J7QH, whole genome shotgun sequence genome window above contains:
- the LOC107488909 gene encoding DNA polymerase lambda — protein: MAPKTKPKKKRSPSSESEPDGMFSGMVVFFVPKGVQPRRLQIWKQRLVQMGGVIEERLSRRVTHVFAMDSHTLLKELDKERLSRFKGKVILYQWLEDSLKSGEKLSEDMYELKLDPQSADIPHKPLNPKPTYGNLSSDSQQSPSKKIKLSSEETKVADLKSNENKTENAPLLSTSTIISLKYIQNLNCSNNGRALQSSLPYCPPDLNKNITEIFGKLVNIYRALGDDRRSFSYYKAIAVIEKLPFKIESTDQIKDLPSIGKSMKDHVQEIITTGKLSKLEHFETDEKVRTISLFGEVWGIGPATALKLYEKGHRTLDDLRNDDSLTNAQKLGLKYFDDIRQRIPRHEVQEMERILQKVGEEVLPGVIIVCGGSYRRGKATCGDIDVIITHPDGQSHKGFLPKFVQCLKDIDFLREDLVFSTHSEEGTDSGVDTYFGFCTYPGRELRHRIDLKVYPRDIYAFGLIAWTGNDVLNRRLRLLAESKGFRLDDTGLFPATQGSGGKRGAKGIASLKFDTEKEVFDFLGFPWLEPHERNL